The following coding sequences are from one Streptomyces sp. NBC_01232 window:
- the glnII gene encoding glutamine synthetase — translation MSYKAEYIWIDGTEPTAKLRSKTKILGDGDALPIWGFDGSSTNQAEGHASDRVLNPVFSCPDPIRGGDNVLVLCEVLNIDMTPHESNTRALLRPVAEKYAGQEPIFGIEQEYTFFDGIRPLGFPVGGFPAAQGGYYCGVGSDEIFGRDIVEKHLDHCLAAGLSISGINAEVMPGQWEFQVGPVGPLEVSDQLWIARWLLYRTAEDFNVSATLNPKPVKGDWNGAGAHTNFSTKAMREDYRAIITACESLGEGSKPLDHVKNYGAGIDERLTGLHETAPWNEFSYGVSDRGASVRIPWQVEKDGKGYIEDRRPNANVDPYVVTRLITDTCCTSLEKEGLV, via the coding sequence GTGAGCTACAAGGCTGAGTACATCTGGATCGACGGCACCGAGCCGACGGCGAAGCTTCGCTCCAAGACGAAGATCCTCGGAGACGGCGACGCGCTGCCGATCTGGGGCTTCGACGGATCGAGCACGAACCAGGCCGAGGGCCACGCCTCCGACCGGGTGCTCAACCCGGTCTTCTCCTGCCCGGACCCGATCCGCGGCGGCGACAACGTCCTCGTCCTGTGCGAGGTCCTGAACATCGACATGACGCCGCACGAGTCGAACACCCGCGCGCTGCTGCGTCCGGTCGCCGAGAAGTACGCCGGCCAGGAGCCGATCTTCGGCATCGAGCAGGAGTACACCTTCTTCGACGGCATCCGCCCGCTCGGCTTCCCGGTGGGTGGCTTCCCGGCCGCGCAGGGCGGCTACTACTGCGGTGTCGGCTCGGACGAGATCTTCGGCCGCGACATCGTCGAGAAGCACCTGGACCACTGCCTGGCTGCCGGTCTGAGCATCTCCGGCATCAACGCCGAGGTCATGCCCGGCCAGTGGGAGTTCCAGGTCGGCCCGGTGGGTCCGCTGGAGGTCTCCGACCAGCTGTGGATCGCGCGCTGGCTGCTCTACCGCACCGCCGAGGACTTCAACGTCTCCGCGACGCTGAACCCGAAGCCGGTCAAGGGCGACTGGAACGGCGCGGGCGCGCACACCAACTTCTCCACGAAGGCGATGCGCGAGGACTACCGCGCGATCATCACCGCGTGCGAGTCGCTGGGCGAGGGCAGCAAGCCGCTCGACCACGTGAAGAACTACGGCGCCGGCATCGACGAGCGTCTGACGGGTCTGCACGAGACCGCCCCCTGGAACGAGTTCAGCTACGGCGTCTCGGACCGCGGCGCGTCGGTCCGCATCCCGTGGCAGGTGGAGAAGGACGGCAAGGGCTACATCGAGGACCGCCGCCCGAACGCGAACGTGGACCCGTATGTCGTGACCCGCCTCATCACGGACACCTGCTGCACGAGCCTGGAGAAGGAGGGCCTGGTCTAG
- a CDS encoding winged helix-turn-helix domain-containing protein, with protein MANTRSLSSAATAATASLTYPPSPRHRLRSVDRDEVARVVDFLPPGATWLPAPQHTLPTLPGQPPMIGYLVLVPADQQPPVAFAPQAVAAAVPTTPAAPTQAPAPAGPGDGLVRIDSAQRTAQVDGRVLDLTYLEFELLAHLVQHPHRVHSRDQLVTTVWGYGHVGDGRTVDVHIARLRRKLGASHRSAIQTVRRVGYKYAP; from the coding sequence ATGGCGAACACTCGCTCCCTCTCCTCCGCCGCCACCGCTGCGACCGCCTCCCTGACCTATCCCCCCAGTCCGCGCCACCGGCTCCGTTCCGTTGACCGGGACGAAGTGGCCCGAGTCGTGGACTTCCTCCCGCCGGGGGCCACCTGGCTGCCCGCGCCCCAGCACACCCTGCCGACGCTGCCGGGCCAGCCGCCGATGATCGGCTACCTGGTTCTCGTACCGGCCGACCAGCAGCCCCCGGTCGCCTTCGCCCCGCAGGCGGTGGCCGCCGCCGTCCCGACCACACCCGCCGCACCCACCCAGGCTCCGGCCCCGGCCGGTCCGGGTGACGGGCTGGTCCGCATCGACTCGGCGCAGCGCACCGCGCAGGTCGACGGCCGGGTGCTCGACCTGACGTACCTGGAGTTCGAGCTGCTGGCCCACCTGGTGCAGCACCCGCACCGGGTGCACAGCCGGGACCAGCTGGTCACCACGGTCTGGGGCTACGGCCACGTCGGCGACGGCCGGACCGTGGACGTCCACATCGCCCGCCTGCGCCGCAAGCTGGGCGCGTCCCACCGCTCCGCGATCCAGACCGTGCGCCGGGTCGGCTACAAGTACGCGCCCTGA
- a CDS encoding PepSY-associated TM helix domain-containing protein, translating into MSLDEVKDVRTPDAEPADTTQSADTTQPAEATEPAGVTEPAEATEPAAAANSRGGNWAAVRPLLLRMHFYAGLLIAPLLFLAAATGLLYAASWQAEKIIYSDELTVARVGESVLPLSSQVNAAKGAAPEGRVVSVWPAPDTEATTRVIMEAPGLPEGETLTVFVDPYTAEVRGQLATVGDALPLRAWLSEFHSSLQLGEFGRNYSELAASWMWVVALGGLALWAGRRRKSRAQLVLPDRKATGRRRTLSWHGAVGLWAVAGLVVLSATGLTWSQYAGENIGQLQDKLGGATPAVSAKLGSGADTGSGEHAGHTMPDGTQMTPPPAPTADVGLDRAVDAARDAGVTEALRVTLPAKGNGYVIKEQDKLVPVHLDAVSVDPADARVMDELRFGDYPVLAQMTRFGIDLHMGTTFGLANQLALAALAIAVMFLVFWGYRMWWLRRPTKDRKLSAGRPQPRGAWRRLPVTALLPLAAVTALTGWFIPLLGISLVVFLAIDVLLGFVAGRRAKAA; encoded by the coding sequence ATGTCTCTTGACGAGGTTAAGGACGTCCGCACCCCGGACGCCGAACCGGCAGATACGACCCAATCCGCCGATACGACCCAGCCGGCCGAGGCGACCGAACCGGCCGGTGTGACCGAACCGGCCGAGGCGACCGAACCGGCCGCGGCGGCCAACAGCCGCGGCGGCAACTGGGCCGCCGTGCGCCCGCTGCTCCTGCGCATGCACTTCTACGCCGGCCTGCTCATCGCCCCGCTGCTCTTCCTCGCCGCCGCCACCGGGCTGCTCTACGCCGCCTCCTGGCAGGCCGAGAAGATCATCTACTCGGACGAGCTCACCGTCGCCCGCGTCGGCGAGAGCGTCCTGCCGCTCAGCTCCCAGGTGAACGCGGCCAAGGGCGCCGCCCCCGAGGGCCGGGTCGTGTCCGTGTGGCCCGCCCCCGACACCGAGGCCACCACCCGGGTGATCATGGAGGCCCCGGGCCTCCCCGAGGGCGAGACCCTCACCGTCTTCGTCGACCCGTATACGGCCGAGGTGCGCGGGCAGCTCGCCACCGTCGGCGACGCGCTGCCGCTGCGGGCCTGGCTCAGCGAGTTCCACTCCAGCCTCCAGCTCGGCGAGTTCGGCCGGAACTACAGCGAGCTCGCCGCGAGCTGGATGTGGGTCGTCGCGCTCGGCGGCCTCGCCCTGTGGGCAGGCCGCCGCCGCAAGAGCCGTGCGCAGCTCGTCCTCCCGGACCGCAAGGCCACCGGCCGCCGCCGGACCCTGTCCTGGCACGGCGCCGTCGGTCTGTGGGCCGTCGCGGGACTCGTCGTACTGTCCGCCACCGGTCTGACCTGGTCCCAGTACGCCGGTGAGAACATCGGGCAGCTCCAGGACAAGCTCGGCGGGGCCACCCCCGCCGTCTCCGCGAAGCTGGGCTCCGGGGCGGACACCGGCTCCGGCGAGCACGCCGGGCACACCATGCCCGACGGCACGCAGATGACCCCGCCGCCCGCGCCCACCGCCGACGTCGGTCTCGACAGGGCCGTGGACGCCGCCCGGGACGCCGGGGTCACCGAGGCGCTGCGCGTGACCCTGCCCGCCAAGGGCAACGGGTACGTCATCAAGGAGCAGGACAAGCTGGTGCCGGTGCACCTGGACGCGGTGTCCGTCGACCCCGCGGACGCCCGGGTCATGGACGAACTGCGCTTCGGAGACTATCCCGTGCTCGCCCAGATGACCCGCTTCGGTATCGACCTGCACATGGGCACGACCTTCGGGCTCGCCAACCAGCTCGCGCTGGCCGCGCTCGCCATAGCCGTGATGTTCCTGGTCTTCTGGGGCTACCGCATGTGGTGGCTGCGCCGTCCGACCAAGGACCGCAAGCTGTCCGCCGGCCGTCCGCAGCCGCGCGGCGCCTGGCGCAGGCTGCCGGTGACCGCGCTGCTGCCGCTGGCCGCGGTGACCGCCCTGACCGGCTGGTTCATTCCGCTGCTCGGAATCAGCCTGGTCGTCTTCCTCGCGATCGACGTCCTGCTGGGCTTCGTCGCGGGCCGCCGGGCCAAGGCCGCGTAG
- a CDS encoding rhomboid-like protein: protein MNAIPWGAVYAAGVQLGAYALERTGTAERERLLRDCSTNVDNLAAGRWETLLSSAFLVEEPMPLPYALLLVAVLGYAEYAYGAWWAAAVFLFGHASATLLVYGALRRTTDPQTRRSLDVGTSYGFNAVLGALTSALPRGAVRTAARVGLLALAAAPVVRRGRNFTDAGHLAALGVGVGVSLAFDCLSGAKHQKIA, encoded by the coding sequence ATGAACGCAATTCCGTGGGGAGCGGTGTACGCCGCCGGGGTCCAGCTCGGGGCGTACGCCCTGGAGCGCACGGGAACGGCCGAGCGGGAACGGCTGCTCCGGGACTGCTCGACGAATGTCGACAATCTCGCCGCCGGCCGTTGGGAGACGCTGCTGAGCAGCGCTTTCCTCGTCGAGGAGCCCATGCCGCTGCCCTACGCGCTGCTGCTGGTCGCGGTGCTCGGATACGCCGAGTACGCCTACGGGGCCTGGTGGGCGGCCGCGGTGTTCCTGTTCGGGCACGCCTCGGCGACCCTCCTCGTCTACGGCGCCCTGCGCAGGACGACCGATCCGCAGACCCGGCGCTCGCTGGACGTGGGGACGAGCTACGGGTTCAACGCCGTGCTCGGCGCGCTGACCTCGGCCCTTCCGCGCGGGGCGGTCCGCACGGCCGCCCGGGTGGGGCTGCTGGCCCTCGCGGCGGCCCCGGTGGTCCGGCGCGGGCGGAACTTCACGGACGCCGGACACCTGGCCGCCCTCGGAGTGGGCGTGGGGGTCTCGCTGGCCTTCGATTGCCTTTCCGGGGCGAAGCATCAGAAAATTGCATGA
- a CDS encoding tyrosine-protein phosphatase — MTATPSTTVANLRDLGGTPLPGGRTVRPGLILRSGQLDRLDLDADPVVAALGLRTVIDFRTDAERADHPDRIPAGARVLVGDVLADKLNSARVPAAVQLKDLLSDPAVAEEHLGGGRAQALFADTYRSFVNSGSAQAAYRMLLTEAADAGSGPLLFHCTAGKDRTGWGATVILALLGADDETLMAEYLSVNPAVKQAFAPMIEGFTVAGGDPDIALALIGVFPSYLRAALDEVETRYGSMEKYVREGLGVGDETVEALRARLAL; from the coding sequence ATGACCGCCACCCCGTCCACCACCGTCGCCAATCTCCGCGACCTCGGCGGCACCCCGCTCCCCGGCGGCCGCACCGTCCGCCCCGGCCTGATCCTGCGCTCCGGCCAGCTGGACCGGCTCGACCTCGACGCCGACCCGGTGGTGGCCGCGCTCGGCCTGCGCACCGTCATCGACTTCCGCACCGACGCCGAGCGCGCCGACCACCCCGACCGGATACCCGCCGGGGCCCGGGTCCTGGTCGGCGACGTGCTCGCCGACAAGCTGAACTCCGCCAGGGTGCCGGCCGCGGTGCAGCTCAAGGACCTGCTGTCCGACCCGGCCGTGGCCGAGGAACACCTGGGCGGCGGGCGGGCTCAGGCGCTGTTCGCCGACACCTACCGGTCCTTCGTGAACTCCGGCTCCGCGCAGGCCGCGTACCGGATGCTGCTGACGGAGGCCGCCGACGCCGGATCGGGCCCGCTGCTGTTCCACTGCACGGCCGGCAAGGACCGTACGGGCTGGGGCGCGACGGTCATCCTGGCGCTGCTGGGCGCGGACGACGAGACGCTGATGGCGGAGTACCTGTCCGTCAACCCGGCGGTCAAGCAGGCCTTCGCCCCGATGATCGAGGGCTTCACGGTGGCCGGCGGCGACCCGGACATCGCGCTCGCGCTGATCGGGGTCTTCCCCTCCTACCTGCGGGCGGCGCTGGACGAGGTCGAGACGCGCTACGGCTCGATGGAGAAGTACGTGCGCGAGGGACTCGGCGTCGGCGACGAGACGGTCGAGGCGCTGCGCGCCCGTCTGGCGCTCTGA
- a CDS encoding NAD(P)/FAD-dependent oxidoreductase: MSSGLDAADVLVVGAGVAGLACARDLLAAGMRVRVMEAGDAVGGRMRSDRVDGFLVDRGFQVFNTAYPQVRRRFDLKKLRLRPFTPGFLVHTPTGRLSFNDPTRRPRTLPDLLSGRLAGRRDLAALGLLSARDMLLPPARLKRRPDTTARTAFADAGISEAFVERFFRPFVAGVFLEDELETSARVFHMVWRSMLRGTICLPAEGIGAVPQALATGLPEGAVQLEAPVAELTADGVLTTEGREIPALAVVVATGPGAVPALLPEVTLPAYRMVTTYYHVAPRSPIGEPTLLVDARRRFLNTCVLSDVAPGYAPPGHALIATSVTGRDRQGRERELRTALAEAYGTGTDGWDLVTVRTIEDALPVMAPPQPLTRTTRVAPGRYVCGDHRATGSTQGALASGARAAREVLHDLRRNGVA; encoded by the coding sequence ATGTCCTCAGGCCTCGACGCGGCGGACGTGCTGGTCGTCGGTGCCGGAGTCGCCGGGTTGGCGTGCGCCCGGGACCTGCTGGCGGCCGGCATGCGCGTACGGGTGATGGAGGCCGGCGACGCGGTCGGCGGACGCATGCGCTCGGACCGGGTCGACGGCTTCCTCGTGGACCGCGGGTTCCAGGTGTTCAACACCGCCTACCCCCAGGTCAGGCGCAGGTTCGACCTGAAGAAGCTCCGCCTTCGGCCCTTCACGCCAGGCTTCCTCGTTCACACTCCGACCGGCAGGCTCAGCTTCAACGATCCCACCCGTCGCCCGCGCACGCTGCCCGATCTGCTCTCGGGGCGCCTCGCCGGCCGTCGCGACCTGGCCGCCCTCGGCCTGCTGTCTGCTCGTGACATGCTGCTGCCCCCTGCTCGGCTCAAACGGCGGCCGGACACCACCGCCCGCACCGCGTTCGCCGACGCCGGGATCTCCGAAGCGTTCGTCGAGCGGTTTTTCCGCCCCTTCGTGGCGGGGGTCTTCCTGGAGGACGAACTGGAGACTTCAGCCCGGGTGTTCCACATGGTCTGGCGGAGCATGCTGCGCGGAACCATCTGCCTGCCGGCCGAGGGCATCGGGGCGGTCCCGCAGGCCCTCGCCACCGGCCTGCCAGAGGGTGCCGTGCAGCTCGAGGCCCCGGTGGCCGAGCTCACGGCCGACGGTGTGCTCACCACCGAGGGACGGGAGATCCCGGCGCTCGCCGTCGTGGTCGCCACCGGACCGGGGGCCGTCCCGGCACTGCTTCCCGAGGTGACCCTGCCCGCCTACCGCATGGTGACGACGTACTACCACGTCGCTCCGCGGTCCCCCATCGGCGAGCCGACCCTGCTCGTGGATGCCCGCCGCCGCTTCCTCAACACCTGTGTCCTGAGCGACGTCGCGCCCGGCTACGCCCCACCCGGCCACGCCCTCATCGCCACGTCGGTCACCGGCCGGGACCGGCAGGGCCGTGAGCGCGAGCTCCGAACGGCCCTCGCGGAGGCGTACGGCACGGGCACGGACGGCTGGGACCTCGTCACCGTCCGCACCATCGAGGACGCGCTGCCCGTCATGGCTCCGCCGCAGCCGCTGACCCGTACCACGCGCGTGGCGCCGGGCCGCTACGTGTGCGGCGACCACCGGGCCACCGGTTCGACCCAGGGTGCGCTGGCCTCCGGTGCGCGGGCCGCCCGCGAGGTACTGCACGACCTGCGGCGCAATGGCGTGGCGTGA